In one window of Cryptococcus depauperatus CBS 7841 chromosome 3, complete sequence DNA:
- a CDS encoding V-type ATPase, G subunit, with translation MAANSQGIQTLLEAEKEAAKVVQTARQYRVQKIKDARSEAAKEIEAYKAKKEAEFKKFEADHTSQTSTSQSSIDSRTKTELSKLDSSVAKNKDALIKKIVDRVLQSTPHLHRNLKKIED, from the exons atg GCTGCCAACTCCCAAGGAATTCAGACTCTTCTTGAGGCGGAGAAGGAGGCTGCTAAGGTTGTTCAGACAGCTAGACAGT ATCGCGTGCAAAAGATTAAAGATGCTAGATCtgaagcagcaaaagagattgaagcatacaaggcaaagaaggaggCAGAGTTTAAAAAGTTTGAGGCTGAT CACACTTCCCAAACATCAACATCCCAGTCTTCCATTGACTCAAGGACCAAGACTGAATTGTCTAAGCTTGATTCTTCCGTAGCCAAGAACAAGGACGCCCTCATCAAAAAGATCGTGGACAGAGTCCTCCAGTCTACTCCTCATTTACACCGcaatttgaagaagattgaggatTGA